The Apium graveolens cultivar Ventura chromosome 6, ASM990537v1, whole genome shotgun sequence genome contains a region encoding:
- the LOC141666185 gene encoding uncharacterized protein LOC141666185, which produces MKANFESLSMKESELIDDFFMRLNGLVTNIRVLGEEVSESYVVEKLLRSVPPKFLQITSTIEQFGDLDKMMVEEAAASLKAHEERLKGKTEANGSQLLRTKEEWIISESEDKKLLLTKEEWQRANRNDNETGGSQRRRGARDKSRNPKKQREQRQEVNITQVEDEETALLLAKCDKEEGDIMLLKEIQSKFSELNEGISGMVRFGDGSTVQIKGKESITLRCKNGEERILHEVYYIPSLCSNIISLGKMSERGNRVALKGDYLWVFERTRSLLEVKNLV; this is translated from the exons ATGAAGGCAAATTTTGAATCACTTAGTATGAAAGAAAGTGAGCTAATAGATGACTTTTTTATGAGGCTAAATGGGCTGGTAACCAATATAAGGGTATTGGGAGAAGAAGTGTCTGAATCTTATGTAGTAGAAAAATTACTTAGATCAGTGCCACCAAAATTCCTTCAGATCACGTCCACTATTGAACAATTCGGGGATTTGGACAAGATGATGGTGGAAGAAGCGGCTGCTTCTCTGAAAGCACATGAAGAAAGATTGAAAGGAAAAACTGAAGCAAATGGGAGTCAACTACTCCGTACCAAAGAAGAATGGATCATTAGTGAAAGTGAAGACAAGAAGTTGTTACTTACCAAGGAGGAGTGGCAGAGAGCGAACAGAAATGATAATGAAACAGGAGGAAGCCAGAGAAGAAGAGGAGCTCGAGACAAAAGCAGA AATCCGAAGAAGCAAAGAGAGCAAAGGCAGGAGGTGAATATTACACAAGTGGAGGACGAAGAAACGGCTTTGTTATTGGCCAAATGTGACAAAGAAGAAGGAGATATAATGTTGCTTAAAGAAATACAG TCGAAGTTTTCTGAACTAAATGAAGGAATCAGTGGCATGGTACGCTTTGGAGATGGCTCGACGGTGCAAATTAAAGGAAAAGAATCAATCACTCTCAGGTGCAAGAACGGAGAGGAGCGTATCTTACATGAGGTATATTATATTCCAAGTCTTTGTAGTAATATTATCAGCTTGGGGAAAATGTCTGAAAGGGGAAATAGAGTAGCTCTGAAGGGTGATTACTTATGGGTCTTTGAAAGAACGCGGAGCTTGTTGGAAGTCAAGAATCTGGTGTAA